One genomic window of Salvia miltiorrhiza cultivar Shanhuang (shh) chromosome 4, IMPLAD_Smil_shh, whole genome shotgun sequence includes the following:
- the LOC131023683 gene encoding uncharacterized protein LOC131023683: MSFLKDIIENFSSIFSDSVQTERNPSTTGGGAMDAEGGVSTGNERTAYKLKGYFDLAKEEIAKAVRAEEWGLPDDAIFCYQNAQRILGEAVSTPVPSYITSSEMEKVKSYRQKISKWQGQVADRLQTLTRRTGGSSEIKSTSPKLQTGIVSSSASHPRKVAAQKVSVSSRAGPALRSQGNNASTLQKSAQGSAGGHDAKLVEMINSVIVDHSPSVKWEDIAGLEMAKQALTEMVILPTKRRDLFTGLRKPAKGLLLFGPPGTGKTLLAKAVASESEATFFNVSASSLTSKWVGEGEKLVRTLFQVAISRQPSVIFIDEIDSIMSTRTENENEASRRLKSEFLVQFDGVASNSGDLVTVIGATNKPQELDDAVLRRLVKRIYIPLPDANARRVLLKHKLKGQAFSLPDRDVERLVAETDGYSGSDLQALCEEAAMMPIRELGADILTVQANQVRRLRYGDFQKAMTVIRPSLQRSKWAELERWNREFGSN; this comes from the exons ATGAGCTTTCTGAAAGATATCATCGAGAATTTTAGTTCGATCTTCTCCGATTCGGTACAGACTGAGAGAAACCCTAGCACCACAGGCGGCGGAGCGATGGACGCGGAGGGCGGTGTTTCGACGGGGAATGAGCGGACCGCTTATAAGCTGAAAGGTTACTTTGATTTGGCCAAAGAGGAGATCGCCAAGGCTGTTCGCGCTGAGGAGTGGGGGTTACCTGACGACGCCATTTTTTGTTACCAGAATGCGCAGAGGATACTGGGTGAAGCGGTTTCCACTCCTGTGCCTTCGTACATCACCTCTAG TGAAATGGAGAAGGTGAAATCTTATAGGCAGAAGATATCAAAATGGCAGGGTCAAGTAGCAGACAGACTGCAAACGTTAACTCGAAGAACAG GTGGATCATCAGAAATCAAG AGCACATCACCAAAGTTGCAAACTGGGATAGTTTCATCTTCGGCTTCACATCCAAGAAAAGTGGCAGCACAAAAAGTTTCTGTCAGTAGCAGAGCTGGTCCTGCTCTGAGGAGTCAAGGAAACAATGCTTCAACGTTGCAAAAATCTGCTCAGGGATCTGCTGGTGGTCATGATGCTAAATTGGTAGAGATGATAAACTCTGTGATTGTTGATCATAGCCCTTCAGTTAAATGGGAAGACATTG CTGGTCTTGAGATGGCAAAACAAGCATTGACAGAAATGGTTATTCTACCAACAAAAAGAAGAGACCTTTTTACTGGACTTCGAAAACCAGCCAAAG GTTTATTGCTCTTTGGACCACCTGGCACTGGGAAAACCCTGCTTGCTAAAGCAGTTGCTTCAGAATCTGAAGCTACCTTTTTTAATGTTTCTGCTTCTTCACTGACATCAAAGTGG GTGGGAGAGGGCGAAAAGCTTGTTCGTACTCTTTTTCAGGTTGCCATTTCCAGGCAGCCATCAGTGATTTTCATTGATGAG ATTGATAGTATTATGTCAACAAGAACAGAGAATGAGAATGAAGCAAGTAGAAGGTTGAAGTCTGAGTTTCTAGTTCAGTTTGATGGGGTAGCATCAAATTCTGGTGATTTAGTTACTGTCATTG GTGCAACCAATAAACCCCAAGAATTGGACGATGCAGTTCTTAGAAGACTG GTAAAAAGAATCTACATTCCTTTGCCAGATGCAAATGCTAGGAGAGTTCTTCTGAAGCATAAGCTCAAGGGTCAAGCATTTTCTTTGCCGG ATAGAGATGTAGAGAGACTTGTGGCTGAAACTGATG GGTATTCCGGAAGCGACCTACAAGCTTTGTGTGAGGAAGCTGCAATGATGCCAATCAGAGAGCTAGGTGCAGACATTCTCACAGTCCAGGCAAATCAG GTTAGGAGGTTAAGATATGGAGATTTTCAGAAGGCAATGACTGTTATCAGGCCTAGCTTACAGCGAAGCAAGTGGGCTGAACTCGAAAGGTGGAATCGAGAGTTTGGCTCCAACTAG